One Insulibacter thermoxylanivorax genomic window, ACGCACTCCGTGCGGAGTGCGACGCTAATGATTATGTAATGGCACATATTAAAGTATCATTTCAATCCACGCACTCCATGCGGAGTGCGACACTCCCACTCTACATGCTCACTATTGGTTGAGCCGTATTTCAATCCACGCACTCCATGCGGAGTGCGACGAAAAATGCTATTGGTAATCAGCTCCGCCAGATCGATTTCAATCCACGCACTCCATGCGGAGTGCGACAGGGAAACTGGATCGAATTAACTTTACTATTAATAATTTCAATCCACGCACTCCATGCGGAGTGCGACTATGATGGTTACTACGATGTAGAGCAATTAGGCATATTTCAATCCACGCACTCCATGCGGAGTGCGACCGGAATAAAGCCGCACTTAAAACTTTTACTATCAATTTCAATCCACGCACTCCATGCGGAGTGCGACAAATTTTTTTCATAAAACCTTATCTGTATATCAATTTCAATCCACGCACTCCATGCGGAGTGCGACAAGTTCTTAGGCGATCTGATTAAAGGCGTGCTGACGATTTCAATCCACGCACTCCATGCGGAGTGCGACTTCTTCAAGGCACCGTTTGAAATTGCGTCGAACAATTTCAATCCAAGCACTCCATGCGGAGTGCGACTAGTAGGACGACAACGGCTTCCGGAGGAGGAGCTTTTATTTCAATCCACGCACTCCATGCGGAGTGCGACTACATGCTGGTACAAAACTCCTTCCTAACTACATTAATTTCAATCCACGCACTCCATGCGGAGTGCGACTACGAGACGCTCTGCGAGGTTGCGAATCCATCGAAATTTCAATCCACGCACTCCATGCGGAGTGCGACACCAGGTTGAGATCAGACCGCTGGAAACCGTATCATTTCAATCCACGCACTCCATGCGGAGTGCGACTCTCAAAAAGCTCAAAATGCTTCTGGGGATCGAGGATTTCAATCCACGCACTCCATGCGGAGTGCGACACTGTAAACAGTCTGCGTAAGGCTATAGCCTTGCGAATTTCAATCCACGCACTCCATGCGGAGTGCGACTTCTGGCGAATAACGTCAATCCGAAAATCGTCCAAATTTCAATCCACGCACTCCATGCGGAGTGCGACGCCGTACATGTTGATCACCTCTATATAAGGATAATTTCAATCCACGCACTCCATGCGGAGTGCGACGGCGACCCTCCTGATGAAATTCCGCTCGGTTTGATTTCAATCCACGCACTCCATGCGGAGTGCGACTGTCCAAGAAATACAGCCGGGAGAACCTGATCAAATTTCAATCCACGCACTCCATGCGGAGTGCGACCGTACACCGCCGACGATGTGGAGGGGTACAGCAAGATTTCAATCCACGCACTCCATGCGGAGTGCGACTTGTCTTTGACGTACTCCAATCGCGGAAAACATTATTTCAATCCACGCACTCCATGCGGAGTGCGACAGCCCGTACTGCGAAGCCTTGAACATCAAGGCTTCGCGGAGCTAAAAGTGCGAACCTATTTTTAGGTTACCACATTTTGGCGTAAATTTACACATGAATCGCTGTGAGCCTTACAGCGACGGGAGGTGCGAACCTCCCAGGGATTTCATGTTTACTTGGGGTTCGCACCCATGAACATAAACGATCTTCAGTCAATTCATCTAAAACCTATGCAGATGTATATCCTGACCAAGCGAAGGAATCAACAAAGGAATCCATTATAAACAAATTCCCTGATTTCAGATGTACTTTCATTTTCTCATATCTGTCAATATAGTCCCACCTCTACTTGTCCGCAGCCAAAAGTAACGTTACGACCGATATGCAGAACCCGTGCTGCATGCAGCCAAGGAGCGAATATCGTTAAGTCCCCCTCAAAGGTCATAGCTCCTAACAATCCGCTTAAATCCATCTTCGTATTCCTTCTATTAGAGTAACGCTTCAGATCATACCAAAACAATCCCGAAGAAGTCTGTTTCACATCCCCAGACAACTCATTGACGGTTGCTGCGGCATCGGGATTCACATATCCGCCGTAACGTTCCGCCAACGCTTCTACCCTGCGAGTGATATTGCGAATAATCGTTGGAAAATCGAGTTCCCGGATCAAGACCCCGCCGCGGCGAATGCGAAGCGGTGTCAAGAAGTGAATCGAACAGCGCATGGCTTCTTCCTGCTGCCAAGCTGTGAGTCTCTCGGGGATCGCCCCATCCATATGCAGCGTACCCAGCCGCCAGATCGGCTCCAGCTGATCAGCCTGAATGATATCCATCATCCGAAATTTCTTCCTCTGGGCACCCAGTTCAAACCAAGCATCCTGTGTCAGTGCGCCAACCACATCCCCGACATACCTCAGCGCATCACCTATCAGCAGAATCCGAAAATCAAGCACATCACCTTGCTGATAGACTCTTCGCGATCTAGGCACTTCCAAGATATAAGGATTCACAATATCTTGCTTGCCTCCCCCATAGCGGCGGTTCTCAAACAGGTAGCGGTACGCCTCAGGGGAGTGTTCAGATAATTTCCACCCGACTACACCATGAAGGGTAGAGCCTAGATAAGGCGGTAATTGCACAGATTCACAACACTGCAGCCGAATCAAGAGCGGAATATACGATAAGTAAAAAGGTTCCGTATGCATTACAACCATCTACTCCAGAGTCACTGTCACAAGGCCATGGGGAAGCACTTTATTCATGTCGATATAAATCGCGCCTTCCATATTATCAGTCTCCCAAGGTGCAGCAAGTAAACGCCCCTTATAACCGCCAAGGATGAGGATATACTTTCGGTCTTCTACGTTCGTTTTATTCAGTAGAATATCCTCGATGTTCTTTTGCATCTGCTGTAATATTTTCTGATCCTCTTCCTTTTTCATCTGTTCAAGTATTTGATCGACCTTCTTAATCAGTAGTTGTAATTTTCTTTGATTCTTATTGTGGGCTTTCTCTAACAAATCGCAAATTTTCTCAAGCGTGAGGTCGCTGAACATTTCGCCCGTATAGGTTTTGCACGCATCAAGCATCTCAACCGCGAGATTCTGAAAAAAGATTTTAATCTCGCCAGATTTCTTGGACTCATCACTTTCGTTGTCCTTGGGCAAATGTTGCACTTTATACAGCCGGTATAAACTTAGGTCATTGTAATTAATTCTAATATCATCGACCTGCAAACGGATCGCATCCTTCTCCGTATTTCCCAGATACAATGCTCCCTTGATCGAAGAGCCCGGGATATAGTACTGTGTCTCCTCCGGCTGATAACGCTCATAAGTTCCATACTGGTAAAATGGATAGATGATTTTTACACGATGCTGATCCTGCTTCTTGTTAACATCGTCATCTATAACATCTTTCTGTTTTAAAGAATTCATAGTTTTAATCTGTTCCTCAGTAAAATCCCCCGCAGCTCGATAGAAACCTTGGTGCCCCCGCGGGGACAAGACCACGGACGAGAGGGTCTGAAGCCGGTATGTATACTTATGAATTCGACCTGTCATCTTCCATCACCTCCAGCTTCATATCTAGCGGCATAAGGTACGCATTGCCAAAGACGATATCCCGGGACTGATTGTAAGGCGATGGAATGGATTGTCCAGCCTTCTGCAATCCTTCCTTGACATACACGATACTGCCAATATCGATGAAGCTGATGAATTTCCTGGAAAATTCTTTCTGATCCCATCCTTCAGGCACATGATAGGGACGGCGTTCAGAAGTATAGAGTTTTAATGACGAACTCTTGAAGTCAATCTTTTGGGGTAAGAGCATTCCCAGATTTAGATAGGCATTGTTCTTTGATTGATCCGTTCGCTCCTGAGGTTCCTGATCGATTTCTTTGATGATGAACGTATTCAATCCTTGCGATGCACGCGGTCCTAGGAAGAAACGCCTGCCTTGCTCCTTCGCCTGTTCCAATGCCTGAATCAGCTTCAAGCATTCAGGATGATCATCAGCTGCTAAGAAGAGGTCGAATTCTTGGATGAGCCTCGCCTCTGTTTTCCTCGCCAGAATTTCCTCGACAGCCAGCTCGGGAACGGAATAAACATTGGAATCCAGTCCGGGCATATCATACCTGAGGCTGTCTATCGCAGCATGGATGTGATACGCTGACCTCAGCTTTGCATAGGGATAGACAAGATCGACCTTGCTGTCCACCGCTAACATTTGCTTAATCTGTTCCCATGGTGCATAGGTTCGATCTTTTATCGCCTTATATATTTGCTTTAGTGTGCGCTGATCGTTTTGATTTTGTCCCTCGGACTTCCGGTTTAGACGATCATACAGGTAAGGCTGAGGCACAGGCAGATAGCCGCGTGGCAGCAGATTAGAGAGTGCAAGATAAACTTCGCCATCTCTAATCTTCGAGACCAGAGCAGATGCTTCTTCGGATGAGTACAGCTCATCATACAGATAGATAAGAGCACCGAATATTCTTTGGGAATCCGGCAGATGTGAGAGCCTCCCTGTCTGCGACATCCTGATCTTATACGTCACAATACCGGTCAATTCGGATCACTCTCCTCCTGGATGACAGCAACTTCCACTCTGCCATAGCCCCGGCTTCCAGAATTGCCAAGACGATAGATTCCCTCATTAAACTGCTGCAAAGCGCTTTCGATGAAGGAACGGATCACATCAGTCCCTACGGGCAAGAGTTCCATCCGATGAAGGAGAATCTCGCCAGTAAATGCAACACCCGGCCGCACCGTTTTGTAGAAACGAGGATTCGCCATTGGACCTTGAGGATCAGGATGGATCTTGTTCTTGGCATCGATGGAGAATAGATGCTCCCAGGAATCACGCTGCACATCTGTTGCGATAACTTTCAGATCATTAAAGATTAATTTCGGCGTATGGTTAAAGCCCTCCATTCCAAACAGGCATTCCGCCGTAGCATGTTCCATTTGATTGTTGTATCGTTCGACCATTCTCGATACCTTCTCAGTATCTCCGTTCAATTGCTCGATCCGTTTCATATGCTCCTGGAGCTGCGCGTCTAAATATTCTCGATAGGCTTGGCCGATCTTGAGCACTTGCCCATCTTTGTGATGTCTTACCAGATCTCTGACGATATTGCGCAAACTTCCTTTCAAAGACGATCCCGGAATATAAGGTTTCCCTTCAAAGTCTGTTACCGTATACATGTCGACGCCGCCGATCTCAAATGTGGTCGGAGGCCCCCCGATAAACAAATTCGACAGCGTCGTCACCTTTAAACGAATGGCTTGCGTGCTCACTTTTGTTTCCCTCCTGACTTATTCGCTTCTGGCTTGGGATAGATGGCTCTAAATTGCCTCGAAAGCTCATGATACCGGTAAAAAATGAACAGCGAATCGATATAATCTTCCGTCCATAGATTCGTCCGCTTTGCGATTTTAAGGAAAGCTTGCTTGTCAAAATAGAGCCCTGGAGGAGCTTTCTTCTGCTTCCTTCTCTCTTCTTCTAGCTGAATAACTTCCTCCTGTGTCTTG contains:
- the cas6 gene encoding CRISPR system precrRNA processing endoribonuclease RAMP protein Cas6, yielding MNPYILEVPRSRRVYQQGDVLDFRILLIGDALRYVGDVVGALTQDAWFELGAQRKKFRMMDIIQADQLEPIWRLGTLHMDGAIPERLTAWQQEEAMRCSIHFLTPLRIRRGGVLIRELDFPTIIRNITRRVEALAERYGGYVNPDAAATVNELSGDVKQTSSGLFWYDLKRYSNRRNTKMDLSGLLGAMTFEGDLTIFAPWLHAARVLHIGRNVTFGCGQVEVGLY
- a CDS encoding RAMP superfamily CRISPR-associated protein gives rise to the protein MSTQAIRLKVTTLSNLFIGGPPTTFEIGGVDMYTVTDFEGKPYIPGSSLKGSLRNIVRDLVRHHKDGQVLKIGQAYREYLDAQLQEHMKRIEQLNGDTEKVSRMVERYNNQMEHATAECLFGMEGFNHTPKLIFNDLKVIATDVQRDSWEHLFSIDAKNKIHPDPQGPMANPRFYKTVRPGVAFTGEILLHRMELLPVGTDVIRSFIESALQQFNEGIYRLGNSGSRGYGRVEVAVIQEESDPN